The Sander lucioperca isolate FBNREF2018 chromosome 15, SLUC_FBN_1.2, whole genome shotgun sequence genome window below encodes:
- the mettl18 gene encoding histidine protein methyltransferase 1 homolog: MSFCFNFDVPARTTNPDDVDGKELQNGKKDTAAKAMEDDTKPAEPVKEAKEHLPLSDPQFLLRDAVTETLTIGTLPPLHFLNETVFEKTASEREDGEKILSRTAEQRSDLISGVYEGGLKVWECTYDLLELIEKDGETFGGKAVLDLGCGAGLLGILALQRGARQVHFQDYNSTVIEQLTVPNVILNCQEEDEVDSEDDKEGRGKGNVQEEDGCKKKVKEKQEVKDGIPPPKKRAADLSQHPLLAKCRFFSGDWSTFLALVKKEDPQPKYDIIFTSETIYNTACYPALHETLHKLLAPDGLVYLATKSHYFGVGGGLHLFETFVEQRGIFSLDHLWDREEGLQRHVVVLRFTMAKGT; this comes from the exons atgtcattttgttttaacttCGACGTTCCAGCACGAACAACAAACCCGGACGACGTGGATGGAAAGGAATtgcaaaatggaaaaaaagataCTGCTGCTAAAGCT ATGGAGGATGATACCAAACCAGCAGAGCCAGTAAAAGAGGCCAAAGAGCACCTTCCACTATCTGACCCACAGTTTCTCCTTAGGGATGCTGTCACTGAAACGCTTACCATAGgaactcttcctcctcttcacttCCTCAACGAGACCGTTTTTGAAAAGACCGCCTCGGAGAGAGAGGACGGAGAGAAAATTCTGTCTCGCACTGCAGAGCAGAGGTCTGATCTCATCTCTGGCGTGTACGAGGGAGGGCTGAAGGTGTGGGAGTGCACTTACGACCTTCTGGAGCTGAttgagaaagatggagagaccTTTGGGGGGAAGGCAGTTTTGGATTTGGGCTGTGGTGCGGGGCTGCTGGGGATATTGGCTCTGCAGAGAGGAGCCAGGCAGGTCCACTTCCAAGATTATAACAGTACCGTTATTGAACAGCTCACAGTGCCAAATGTTATACTAAACTGCCAAGAGGAGGATGAAGTAGACAGTGAAGACGACAAAGAAGGGAGGGGGAAGGGAAACGTACAGGAGGAAGATGGTTGTAAAAAGAAGGTGAAAGAGAAACAAGAGGTAAAAGATGGCATCCCGCCACCTAAAAAAAGAGCCGCAGACCTTTCCCAGCACCCATTACTAGCCAAGTGTCGTTTTTTCTCTGGTGACTGGAGCACATTTCTTGCTTTGGTTAAAAAGGAGGACCCACAACctaaatatgacattatattCACCTCAGAGACCATCTACAACACTGCATGCTACCCAGCGCTACACGAGACCCTCCACAAACTGCTGGCACCCGATGGACTGGTCTACCTCGCCACCAAATCCCACTACTTTGGTGTAGGTGGCGGACTGCACCTGTTCGAGACCTTTGTGGAGCAGAGGGGTATTTTCTCTTTGGATCACCTGTGGGATAGGGAAGAAGGACTTCAGAGACATGTAGTAGTCCTGCGTTTTACAATGGCAAAGGGCACTTAA
- the sufu gene encoding suppressor of fused homolog isoform X2, whose amino-acid sequence MSDSMLYPSLGLEGHGRASRTCRITRFVPGRGMDEVRPTSGAQAHGLVPLFPPGLQAIYGECRRLYPEQANPLQVTAIVKYWLGGPDPLDYISMYRSTGCPAQDIQEHWHYVSFGLSDLYGDNRVHEFTGADGPSGFGFELTFRLKRETGETAPPTWPAELMQGLARYVFQSENTFCSGDHVSWHSPLDNSESRIQHMLLTEDPQMQPVQTPFGSVSFLQIVGVCTEELKAAQQWNGQGILELMRGVRVAGGPWLITDMRRGETIFDIDPHLQERVDQGIEAEGSNLSGVSAKCVWDDLSRPPEDEEDSRSICIGSQPRRLSDKDTEQIRETLRKGLEFNSKAALPPISSQRQSHERPQSRKDSLESESSAAIVPHELVRTRQLESVHLKFNQESGTLLPLCLRGRLLHGRHFTYKSINGDTAITFVSTGVEGAFATEEHPYAAHGPWLQILLTEEFVEQMLGDLQELNTREETKLPKEYSWPEKKLKISVLPDSVFDNPLQ is encoded by the exons ATGTCAGACAGTATGCTGTATCCTTCCTTGGGACTTGAAGGACATGGGAGAGCGagcagaacatgcag aatAACCAGATTTGTTCCAGGCCGTGGCATGGATGAGGTACGGCCTACCAGTGGTGCTCAAGCCCACGGACTGGTGCCGCTGTTTCCTCCTGGACTGCAGGCTATCTACGGGGAATGCCGGCGTCTTTACCCCGAGCAGGCCAACCCGCTTCAAGTTACAGCCATTGTAAAATATTG GTTAGGGGGACCTGACCCTTTAGACTACATCAGTATGTATAGGAGTACGGGCTGTCCAGCTCAGGACATCCAGGAGCATTGGCACTATGTCAGCTTTGGACTGAGTGACCTGTATGGGGATAATAGGGTTCATGA atTCACAGGGGCAGATGGGCCCAGTGGGTTTGGTTTTGAGCTCACCTTTCGACTCAAAAGAGAGACGGGAGAGACTGCACCACCAACCTGGCCAGCTGAACTTATGCAAGGCTTGGCTCGCTATGTGTTCCAGTCAG aaaacacattttgtagTGGCGACCATGTATCGTGGCACAGTCCACTAGACAACAGTGAATCTCGTATCCAGCATATGTTGCTTACAGAGGACCCACAGATGCAACCAGTTCAAACGCCATTTGGCTCAGTGAGCTTTCTCCAG ATTGTGGGTGTTTGTACAGAGGAGCTAAAGGCGGCCCAACAGTGGAATGGCCAAGGCATCCTCGAGCTGATGCGTGGAGTCAGAGT AGCTGGTGGCCCCTGGCTAATCACAGACATGAGGAGAGGGGAGACCATTTTTGACATTGATCCACACCTACAA GAGAGAGTGGACCAGGGTATCGAGGCAGAGGGCTCCAACCTGAGTGGGGTCAGCGCCAAGTGTGTGTGGGACGATCTGAGTCGACCGCCAGAGGATGAGGAGGACAGCCGATCCATCTGCATAGGATCCCAGCCACGGAGGCTCTCAGACAAAG acacagagcagatCAGGGAGACCCTGAGAAAAGGACTGGAGTTTAACAGCAAGGCAGCACTACCGCCCATCAGCAGCCAGAGACAGAGCCACGAGAGACCTCA GAGTCGGAAAGACAGTTTGGAGAGTGAGAGTTCAGCAGCCATTGTTCCTCATGAGTTGGTCCGAACACGACAGTTGGAGAGCGTCCATCTGAAATTCAACCAAGAGTCAGGCACGCTGCTGCCCCTCTGCCTGCG GGGCCGGTTGCTCCATGGGAGACACTTCACTTACAAAAGTATCAATGGAGACACAGCCATTACATTTGTGTCTACGGGAGTTGAAGGAGCTTTTGCTACAGAAGAGCATCCATATGCAGCCCATGGCCCCTGGCTTCAG ATATTGTTGACTGAGGAGTTTGTGGAGCAAATGCTTGGGGATTTACAGGAACTTAACACTCGTGAGGAG ACAAAGTTACCAAAGGAGTACAGTTGGCCAGAAAAGAAGCTGAAGATCTctgtcctaccagactctgtgTTTGATAACCCACTGCAATGA
- the sufu gene encoding suppressor of fused homolog isoform X1, producing the protein MSDSMLYPSLGLEGHGRASRTCRITRFVPGRGMDEVRPTSGAQAHGLVPLFPPGLQAIYGECRRLYPEQANPLQVTAIVKYWLGGPDPLDYISMYRSTGCPAQDIQEHWHYVSFGLSDLYGDNRVHEFTGADGPSGFGFELTFRLKRETGETAPPTWPAELMQGLARYVFQSENTFCSGDHVSWHSPLDNSESRIQHMLLTEDPQMQPVQTPFGSVSFLQIVGVCTEELKAAQQWNGQGILELMRGVRVAGGPWLITDMRRGETIFDIDPHLQQERVDQGIEAEGSNLSGVSAKCVWDDLSRPPEDEEDSRSICIGSQPRRLSDKDTEQIRETLRKGLEFNSKAALPPISSQRQSHERPQSRKDSLESESSAAIVPHELVRTRQLESVHLKFNQESGTLLPLCLRGRLLHGRHFTYKSINGDTAITFVSTGVEGAFATEEHPYAAHGPWLQILLTEEFVEQMLGDLQELNTREETKLPKEYSWPEKKLKISVLPDSVFDNPLQ; encoded by the exons ATGTCAGACAGTATGCTGTATCCTTCCTTGGGACTTGAAGGACATGGGAGAGCGagcagaacatgcag aatAACCAGATTTGTTCCAGGCCGTGGCATGGATGAGGTACGGCCTACCAGTGGTGCTCAAGCCCACGGACTGGTGCCGCTGTTTCCTCCTGGACTGCAGGCTATCTACGGGGAATGCCGGCGTCTTTACCCCGAGCAGGCCAACCCGCTTCAAGTTACAGCCATTGTAAAATATTG GTTAGGGGGACCTGACCCTTTAGACTACATCAGTATGTATAGGAGTACGGGCTGTCCAGCTCAGGACATCCAGGAGCATTGGCACTATGTCAGCTTTGGACTGAGTGACCTGTATGGGGATAATAGGGTTCATGA atTCACAGGGGCAGATGGGCCCAGTGGGTTTGGTTTTGAGCTCACCTTTCGACTCAAAAGAGAGACGGGAGAGACTGCACCACCAACCTGGCCAGCTGAACTTATGCAAGGCTTGGCTCGCTATGTGTTCCAGTCAG aaaacacattttgtagTGGCGACCATGTATCGTGGCACAGTCCACTAGACAACAGTGAATCTCGTATCCAGCATATGTTGCTTACAGAGGACCCACAGATGCAACCAGTTCAAACGCCATTTGGCTCAGTGAGCTTTCTCCAG ATTGTGGGTGTTTGTACAGAGGAGCTAAAGGCGGCCCAACAGTGGAATGGCCAAGGCATCCTCGAGCTGATGCGTGGAGTCAGAGT AGCTGGTGGCCCCTGGCTAATCACAGACATGAGGAGAGGGGAGACCATTTTTGACATTGATCCACACCTACAA CAGGAGAGAGTGGACCAGGGTATCGAGGCAGAGGGCTCCAACCTGAGTGGGGTCAGCGCCAAGTGTGTGTGGGACGATCTGAGTCGACCGCCAGAGGATGAGGAGGACAGCCGATCCATCTGCATAGGATCCCAGCCACGGAGGCTCTCAGACAAAG acacagagcagatCAGGGAGACCCTGAGAAAAGGACTGGAGTTTAACAGCAAGGCAGCACTACCGCCCATCAGCAGCCAGAGACAGAGCCACGAGAGACCTCA GAGTCGGAAAGACAGTTTGGAGAGTGAGAGTTCAGCAGCCATTGTTCCTCATGAGTTGGTCCGAACACGACAGTTGGAGAGCGTCCATCTGAAATTCAACCAAGAGTCAGGCACGCTGCTGCCCCTCTGCCTGCG GGGCCGGTTGCTCCATGGGAGACACTTCACTTACAAAAGTATCAATGGAGACACAGCCATTACATTTGTGTCTACGGGAGTTGAAGGAGCTTTTGCTACAGAAGAGCATCCATATGCAGCCCATGGCCCCTGGCTTCAG ATATTGTTGACTGAGGAGTTTGTGGAGCAAATGCTTGGGGATTTACAGGAACTTAACACTCGTGAGGAG ACAAAGTTACCAAAGGAGTACAGTTGGCCAGAAAAGAAGCTGAAGATCTctgtcctaccagactctgtgTTTGATAACCCACTGCAATGA
- the sufu gene encoding suppressor of fused homolog isoform X3: MDEVRPTSGAQAHGLVPLFPPGLQAIYGECRRLYPEQANPLQVTAIVKYWLGGPDPLDYISMYRSTGCPAQDIQEHWHYVSFGLSDLYGDNRVHEFTGADGPSGFGFELTFRLKRETGETAPPTWPAELMQGLARYVFQSENTFCSGDHVSWHSPLDNSESRIQHMLLTEDPQMQPVQTPFGSVSFLQIVGVCTEELKAAQQWNGQGILELMRGVRVAGGPWLITDMRRGETIFDIDPHLQQERVDQGIEAEGSNLSGVSAKCVWDDLSRPPEDEEDSRSICIGSQPRRLSDKDTEQIRETLRKGLEFNSKAALPPISSQRQSHERPQSRKDSLESESSAAIVPHELVRTRQLESVHLKFNQESGTLLPLCLRGRLLHGRHFTYKSINGDTAITFVSTGVEGAFATEEHPYAAHGPWLQILLTEEFVEQMLGDLQELNTREETKLPKEYSWPEKKLKISVLPDSVFDNPLQ, from the exons ATGGATGAGGTACGGCCTACCAGTGGTGCTCAAGCCCACGGACTGGTGCCGCTGTTTCCTCCTGGACTGCAGGCTATCTACGGGGAATGCCGGCGTCTTTACCCCGAGCAGGCCAACCCGCTTCAAGTTACAGCCATTGTAAAATATTG GTTAGGGGGACCTGACCCTTTAGACTACATCAGTATGTATAGGAGTACGGGCTGTCCAGCTCAGGACATCCAGGAGCATTGGCACTATGTCAGCTTTGGACTGAGTGACCTGTATGGGGATAATAGGGTTCATGA atTCACAGGGGCAGATGGGCCCAGTGGGTTTGGTTTTGAGCTCACCTTTCGACTCAAAAGAGAGACGGGAGAGACTGCACCACCAACCTGGCCAGCTGAACTTATGCAAGGCTTGGCTCGCTATGTGTTCCAGTCAG aaaacacattttgtagTGGCGACCATGTATCGTGGCACAGTCCACTAGACAACAGTGAATCTCGTATCCAGCATATGTTGCTTACAGAGGACCCACAGATGCAACCAGTTCAAACGCCATTTGGCTCAGTGAGCTTTCTCCAG ATTGTGGGTGTTTGTACAGAGGAGCTAAAGGCGGCCCAACAGTGGAATGGCCAAGGCATCCTCGAGCTGATGCGTGGAGTCAGAGT AGCTGGTGGCCCCTGGCTAATCACAGACATGAGGAGAGGGGAGACCATTTTTGACATTGATCCACACCTACAA CAGGAGAGAGTGGACCAGGGTATCGAGGCAGAGGGCTCCAACCTGAGTGGGGTCAGCGCCAAGTGTGTGTGGGACGATCTGAGTCGACCGCCAGAGGATGAGGAGGACAGCCGATCCATCTGCATAGGATCCCAGCCACGGAGGCTCTCAGACAAAG acacagagcagatCAGGGAGACCCTGAGAAAAGGACTGGAGTTTAACAGCAAGGCAGCACTACCGCCCATCAGCAGCCAGAGACAGAGCCACGAGAGACCTCA GAGTCGGAAAGACAGTTTGGAGAGTGAGAGTTCAGCAGCCATTGTTCCTCATGAGTTGGTCCGAACACGACAGTTGGAGAGCGTCCATCTGAAATTCAACCAAGAGTCAGGCACGCTGCTGCCCCTCTGCCTGCG GGGCCGGTTGCTCCATGGGAGACACTTCACTTACAAAAGTATCAATGGAGACACAGCCATTACATTTGTGTCTACGGGAGTTGAAGGAGCTTTTGCTACAGAAGAGCATCCATATGCAGCCCATGGCCCCTGGCTTCAG ATATTGTTGACTGAGGAGTTTGTGGAGCAAATGCTTGGGGATTTACAGGAACTTAACACTCGTGAGGAG ACAAAGTTACCAAAGGAGTACAGTTGGCCAGAAAAGAAGCTGAAGATCTctgtcctaccagactctgtgTTTGATAACCCACTGCAATGA